DNA from Acidobacteriota bacterium:
GCCGTCCACCAGGATCACGGGGCCTCGCTCGCCGCTCCGCAGCAGGATCGCCTCCCCCTGGCCCACGTCGAGCATCGCCAGGCTCGGTTCGTCCCCCGGCAGCGCCGGAGTGCAAACCAGAACCAGCGCCAACGCCCACAGGGCGCGCCGGAACCCGGACACCAGGACGCCGAGCCAGATCGCGAGCGCCAGCGCGGCGACCAGATCGACGCTCAAGGGCAAGGCCAGCCAGGAGCCCGCCGGCAGGTGTGCGAGCGACGCGAACGGCAGGGTGAGAAGGTCGAGAAGCGCCTGGAGCAAGCGAGCACCGGGTCCCAGGATCTCCCCCAGTACGGGAACCGAGGCCGCGAACGCCAGACCGACCCAGGCCATCGAGACGCCGAGCGTGACGGCGGTGAGCGGTACGAAGGCCAGGTTGAGCAACGGCGAGAACGGCGTCAGCAGGCCGATCTCGAAGGCGGTAGCTGGCAGGGTGGCGAGTTGAGCAGCGATCGTCGCCGCCAGACCGACCATCAGGGCCTCCGGGCCGGCCATCGTCGGCCGCGCCTGTCCGGCGAAGGCAGGACGCCGCCACCACCTCAGCAGTCGGGGCGCCAACACCAGAATGCCGGCGGTAGCCAGGAAGCTGAGCTGGAAGCCCAGATCGAATGCGGCAGGCGGATCGAAAGCCAGGATGACGAGGAGCGCGGCGGAGAGAGAGTTGAGTGCCTGAGGCGGACGCTCGACGGACAGCGACAGGATGACGAGCAGCGCCATCACCGACGCGCGGAGCAGCGATGGCCTTGGACCGACGAGGCAGCCATAGAAGAGCAGCACCGCAACCGCGCCGACCGCCGCGACCCGGCTCGGGAGCGCACCCGTGAGCCACCACAAGCCGCCCAGGAGCAGTCCGACGTGAAGACCCGAAACGGCAAGCAGGTGAGACAGGCCGGCTCGACGGAGCCCCGTCCGCCACTCGGGCGGCACCCGCCGCGCGTCGCCGAACACGAGTGCCCGGGCCAGCAGGGCGCCAGGCCCCGGCGTCTCGTCGAGCGGGCGCAGTAGGCGCTGCCGCAGTTTGGCAGCGACCCGAAGGCCCCACGCCGTCGCTCCTCCCATCGGCTTGATCAGCCCCAGGCTCTTCACGTTGAGCCCCCAGTCGCCCGGCCGCGACCGGTTCAGGTTGCGATACGCCGGCCTCCGGCTGAAGTACCCGCGCACGCGAAGCCGTCGCTCGGGCGGCGGCGACCCCTCGCCGCGCAACCGGAGCCAGGCGCGCTCCGGTCCGGCAACCGGCCTCCCCGCCTGTTCCACCGCGTGGACGTCAACTCGTGCCGTCCACCCTTCGTCGGTACGCTGCCAGGCCGCGGCGCCAAGAACGGGCACGACGACATCCACCGTGACCGCCCGCTCCGGGTCGAAGGAGAGAAGCTCCCCTCGCTCCCTGCCGGCCGCGAGGATCACCAGCACGAACAGCGCGGCCAGGGGCAGGAGCGGCGCCCGGGCCAGCGCCGTACTCCAGTCGACAGAGGTCGAGGCCGCGGCCACACTGACTAGGACGCAAGAGAACGCCGCG
Protein-coding regions in this window:
- a CDS encoding DNA internalization-related competence protein ComEC/Rec2 → MAAASTSVDWSTALARAPLLPLAALFVLVILAAGRERGELLSFDPERAVTVDVVVPVLGAAAWQRTDEGWTARVDVHAVEQAGRPVAGPERAWLRLRGEGSPPPERRLRVRGYFSRRPAYRNLNRSRPGDWGLNVKSLGLIKPMGGATAWGLRVAAKLRQRLLRPLDETPGPGALLARALVFGDARRVPPEWRTGLRRAGLSHLLAVSGLHVGLLLGGLWWLTGALPSRVAAVGAVAVLLFYGCLVGPRPSLLRASVMALLVILSLSVERPPQALNSLSAALLVILAFDPPAAFDLGFQLSFLATAGILVLAPRLLRWWRRPAFAGQARPTMAGPEALMVGLAATIAAQLATLPATAFEIGLLTPFSPLLNLAFVPLTAVTLGVSMAWVGLAFAASVPVLGEILGPGARLLQALLDLLTLPFASLAHLPAGSWLALPLSVDLVAALALAIWLGVLVSGFRRALWALALVLVCTPALPGDEPSLAMLDVGQGEAILLRSGERGPVILVDGGGYRRGNFAEAALLQALAAEGVQRIDLAILSHGDSDHCRGLLELTYYLRIERLWAVPVELRDGCGRALADRLGRRVRGVGQGESGQFGAWSLEVLHPPPDRADGGNSASMVVRACVDRSCALLTGDVDLAGERELLARARLYGIPLRSDVLKVGHHGSQTSTGPGLLASVRPRLGLVSAGRRNPYGHPSPEVVSRMEDRGVRVLRTDLHGRIEVRFRRDGSGGRRPVVRVAAWPRRQAE